GCCACCAGGCAGGGTGGACAGGAAAGCCTGCAGTTcaccatgcctcagtttccccagcagccCAAACACAGCCCACGCACCCAAGCACCCCAGGTGGCTCCTGGAGACAGCTCCATGCTTGCGTGGTCTGTGGCCATGTGTCCCAGCACGGGTGGGTGTTCCTGTACACGCCAGCATCCCACTCCCCATGCCGGCTGATCCCCAGATATGTTTTGGGGAGTCCCCTGCTCCCAGAAAACACGATGATCAGCTCACAGGGTCCGGATCAAACCCAGCTTTAGGGTCAGGGTATAGGGGTGGGGACAGACCCCACGGTAACTCACGGAAACACCAAATGGGGACAAGTTGCCCGTCACCCCGCCACCACCCCGGGGGATTCCACGTCCCCCCCACCGGCCCCGTACCTGTCGCAGCAGCGCGCTCTCGTCCAGGGCGTCCTGCCGCTGCTGGGCGACGGTGACACCGAGCACCAGCGTGTGAATGCCACAGGAGACGGCGGTGATGAGCACGATGGGCGCCAAGCGCAACGGCAGCGTGATGAAGAAGGAGAAGACGAAGAACGCCTGCCAGCCCACCGTGTCGCTGGCCTCGGGTGAGCGGGCGAAGTTGAGACCCAGGTAGCAGAAGATCTGGGCCAAGATGAGGACCCAGAGGACGTAGGGCAGGAACCTGCGGGCCACCCGCTCGGGGAGCAGCCTGTACTTGCAGAGGACGAAGAGCAGCACGTGGGCGACCAGTCCGGCCAccgccgccagcgccggggcCAGCTTGTCGGCGGCGTAGACCACGGCGCACATGACGAGGACGTAGCAGTCGAAGAGGGCGGCGAAGACCACCAGCACCAGGAGGGTTTCGTGGCGTTGGCGGCGGAAATAGGTCTGGTAGAGGTTCTCCAGGGACTCGGGAGCGAAGGTGAGGCGCATGAAGCGGGGTAGGCAGAGGCAGGGTCCCGAGCTGCGCACCGTCACCTCGTGGGTCCGACCCACGCCGTGCTCGGGGTCCGACGGCAGGCTCACCGAGTAGTCGGCGGAGTACTCGGCCGAGCACTCCGGCTCGGAAAAAGCCCTGTTCCTGGGCATCGCGGCACCTTCCCCCGTTCCGGCCCCACAGAATCGCCGCGGTCCCCCGCGCCCCGACGCTCACCGGGGCATCGCCCGCAGCATCCCCGTCTCGCCGGCCGCCGAGCCGCGAGgcctttccccttctcctgcgGCCGTAACCCCGCAATCTCGCTACGTGCCGAGGAGCGgccggaggagggaaagggggataATTATAAATAACCGCCGGCGTGGCGTGGGGAGGCCGAGAGCGGAGCGAGccagcctccccagctccctgccaagctctctccccagcccttgCGCACTGCCAGGTTGCAACCCAAGCGACGCGGAGCGGAAAGATGTCGCGatgcctccctgctcctccttcgAGGGCAGCCGGTTTCGGGGGGCGATCCCCTCCGCTCCTCTCGCCTTTGCCCCTGGCCGAGAGACGCTTCGTTCCACCGGGATGGATGGAAAACggccggggtggggggttggTGGGATTCGCTCCGAAATCCACCGGCTACCGCAGGTGcggccccaccgccgccgccgggagcgaTGCTCTTCGCTTCGCCCGGTCTCCGCCAGCGTCCTccggcggcccccgccgcccccgctccctACGCCCGGggccgccctgccccgccgccccctccgtctccgcggggccgggggcgaggaggcggcggaggaggcggcggcggcggctccggccgcATGGTAGCGGCTCGGGGTAAGGGATGatggaggttgggggggggggggggggaacgggcaGGGCttccccggggccgggggcgggcacCCACCGCCGGTTGTGCCGGTACCGGTGCGTCCCGGTGCGTCTCCGCCTTCCGTAACCCTCTCGGTGCCGGCTGCGGGACGGCTCTGCTGCTGATGGGGATGctgatggggatgatggggatgatgatggggatgatggggaacGAGGGCCAGCGGCAGGGTCCCGGGTGGGTTTGCTTCCCCTCGTGGTCCTCCCTCGGCCCcaatgctgcttttctgctccCCAGTCCCTCCTCCTTGTCCTATCCCCGTCCCCCGGCAGCTCACagaccccgcagccccccggggctGCACCCCACGTATCTCGAACCCGCTGCCTACAGCCTCGCTGGGTGCCGGGGACCCCAACCCCAGGGGGTGAGCAGGGTGCCGGGACATATGCACCCATATAACCCGCCAGCCTGTCCTTTGCCCGGCTCCGCTTGCCCCACAGCCCTCTCTGGGGTCACAGccacctccccacagccccagaggggagcagagaaacCCAATGCATCCCCACTGCACATCCCCCTTCATCTAGGCtgcccaaatcccccccccccgccgaacCTGACCCAGACCCCACTGAAACCTCATCAAAAAagttccccctcctcttccccgtGTTTCAGCCACCACCTGCACCCCTGGATCTGGAAAACCGGCTGCATTTCAGTGATCATCAGGGAGATGCCCACAGTCAGCCCTGGATCATGCTGCAAGGAGCCCTCCCCAATACCCGGGAGAACCACGCTCAGCCCCACCGAACCATTGCACGGCCAGAGGCACTATGCTCCCGCGCATCCTCGCCCCAGCAGCTCTAACGAGAGGCCACGCCGGCTGCTTTGCCAGGGAAGTAATTGCTGCTGTGCAGTAATTAATATCAAAATGAGAGCACCAAAGCCACAGCTCCCCAGAGGTTCCGAGTATGCTTGGGGTTATTCCTGGCTTGCTGCAGCTGAAGAGGAGCTCAAGcaagcagggtgcaggcaggggcttgAGCTGCCCAGCCTTCTCCGTGCCTTGGCCAGCACAGGAGAAGAAGCCCTGGCCAACCACAGTGGGACATGTCCCACCGGGCTTGGCACAAGGAGCCCAGGCCAACCCATCCCAGGTTGACCACGGGCAGGGCACACTGGATGGGCCCTGGTTGGGAAGATTAACTGGTCTGAAGACCAGCAAAACTGGCCTCAGGACCAGCAAGCGAACCCAGCACTGGTTCGTGAAGCAGGATGAGTGTAGCCTCTTCTCAGGGGAGGGTTCGTTCCCCGGGCCCTGCCTGGGCACGTTACAGGGTGTACgagcctggagcagcagcaaggagcagaCCGTGGCTGTTGGGCACAGGGCCAGACCAGAAATCCTCATGTCCTCCCTGCCTGCCAACTCCACCAAGcgcaagcaggcaggcagagggcaggcaggcagggcagggcagtgcctCTGGGCACATCGAGGGAGGCTTTCCGTTCCCAGACATCTTCAGAGATGGCTCCTGGCTGCACTTTTGGATGCTGAATGGGAAGTCCCTCCGTTTGGGATTCAGATGCCGGTGCCTTCGTTGCAGGATGGACGCTTCAGCAGTGGGATTCACTCTTCGCATGAGGCGGGAGGACGTGGGACTCACAGGCCAGAGACGCAGCCTGGATGGTGGCAGCCTTGCTGGAGGGATCTGGAGCTTGGGGTTCTGATGGAGATGGCGTGGAGGAAGCACACTACTGGGGCTGTTGGTGCGGAGGTGTGCGTGCATGGAGCAAGGAAGGAGCTGCCCCTCTGCCTCTGGGTCCCCTGACCAGAGCCAGGCTCCACCGCAGCATCCCACATCATGTCCCCGTGGGACTCCCAGGGCTGCACTGATCCCTTACCCAGCTCCCACTCCTGCAGAGTTGATTCACAACCTCCATCATCACCCTCGAGGGCAGCTCTTCACTGCCAGCCTCGGCCAGAcccagctggggaggagagaaatGAGTCAAAGGGCAATTAAACATTAACAGCAGGCAGTCGCCGCAGGAGGACAGCTCACAGGGCTTCCTTTGTTCCAAAGGGGGgtttaatttataaaaataacacAACTCAGAAGGTCACCGGCATCGCTAGACGTGACATGCGTGTGTAATAGTCTCCAAACATCCGGTCAGCTCTGTAAACAGACAGGAGAAACCCCAAGACCAGTGgccagaatcacctgaggagcaAACAGGAGGGACCATGCGTGGCACAATAGACCTGGAGAGCCCCTGAGCAGTAGGAACCAAGGACGCCTTTAAACCACTCCAGGCACTGAGATCACACCCTCAAAGTGAAGTGCACCATTCAGCAACAGGATTATTTACCCacctcaatggaaaaaaaatacagagaaataggTTTGAAGCCAGAATTAAGTGGTTTCCTCCACTAGACAAGTGGAGAGGTTTCCAGTGAACTCCATACCGTTTTAAAATGTGTGGAACAAGACCCCATCAGTGTAACACCACAGCTCCAATGCCTGCCCTGCTgatctcccccagcccagcttttTATACATATGGGAGGAAAAATGGAGCTATTTTTAACATTAACCTCTTGTAGCAATGTCTCCCCTTGGTTATTTCTACTGGAGGAGCAAAAAGTGCTTCCCCGCAGGACAGCTTATTTTGCTTTCCCAGCAACCCAGCACCAGAAACCAGAGCAAGAGCAAAATGATACTGGCTTTAAAGTCCCTTAATGCTTGCTGccaaaaaggggtgggggggaatccaCTGTTGATTTATGATACATTTTGAAGGTGAAACATAGAAAAGCTGccttgaagtgaaaaaaaaaattgcactgacCACAAGAGAAAACACTTTCGAACAGGATACCTGTAGGGAGGGGTAAGGACACATAGTCACACACTCAGTGGCTTTCATTTTGTAGCTTAGCATCCTGACCTTCCCTGCCAAGCTCAtacagcagcaagaaaataaaactgggtCCTGACAAAATGATGGGAGCCCAAGGAATCTCCCATTTACTCTCCCTTAAGAGCTTGGCAGCCATCACGGCTCTGACCTCCCTCAGGAACACAACGGCCAGATCTTAAGCCTCTACAAGCACTTATTGGGGTGACCAGCAATGCTCCCCTCTAAATCAACAAGATTATTCAAACAGCAGCTGTGACTAGGAGGGAGCAACCCACACCCACCTGCTGATCCACAACCCATAACACAACCAGCAAAGCAGGGCGATGCATTGCTTCTGGGAGAAGGCGGCTGGGGGACAATGTGCCCCCTCCACCGCTCACCTCACCCGAGAGTGCCGTGGGGCCAAGCGAGCAGGCAGATCGCAGGCACCCACGCAGCTCTGTGGTGTGGGTGAAGCTCGGGAGGCGAAGCTGCCTGAGGGGAGGAAGGGCAGAGCTCACAGGCAGCCATGTTGTGGGCTGAATTGCCTCCTCCTTGGTTCAACatgctcctcctgcctgcaaaTAGCTAGGGCCACCCACACCAGAGGACAGTCCCTCACAGCAGCACCTACCCAGAGCTCACCAGCACAGTGCAAGCagagggctgggagagggagcGCATGGCTTGAGGGACTGCAGCCTCAGGGGCTCTTCCCGATGAGTTTAGCTCAGGCAGATGGAAGGAGGTAGTGGCAGGAGACTCTGTGCTGTGATGAAGAGGTGGGTGCCTCAGGAAGAGCCCCTGTCCTGCCAAAGGGACCATTCTTGGCACCATGACAgcttggggaggaaggggaaaatgaCACTCTTGGAGCTAGTTTCTCCCTGCAGTACCAGAGGAGGTTTCCTCAAGCAACCCACCCTTCTCCTCACTGCCCAAAGCAGCATCCTTGGGTGTCAGCTGGAAGGAGCCAGCGTTGCCCGGGATGCTGAACCACCCCGGTGCTCAGCAGTGCCTGTGCAGCTTTCAGCATGGGCAGCCTTGCAGAGGTGGTTTTAGGATAACCCAGGACTGACAACCCCTCACCCCTCCTGGGCATCCTCCACCCATGACACCAACGCTTTCAGGCACAGTAGCTTTTGGGTCAGATTTTGCTCTGCCCTCACTGCATCCACAGGTTAGAGCCACGCAACCAAGCCCCTCCACAGCTGGTAACTCCCAGGAGGTATAACACAGCTGGGAAGCTGGGGACCTCACTGCTTTCAGCACTTGCACCAACCACGGATGAAGGGGAGGGCTCTGGggtccccctctcccctcctcagcacTCTGCCCCCTTTCCAGCACACTGTAAGCACACTATGGTCAGATGCAGTCCTGCTCCCGCAGCCAGTGCTGGGAGCATCTGTGTCCATGCCAGCAGTAAGCGTGAGGAGGAGAGGGGTGCCCCACAGCTGTACAGCTGCCTGGGAGCTagctgggaagaggggaaggtTTCCAGCTCCGAGTGGCTCTGTTTCCTACTTGATGTTTTTTAGAAGCGCGGTCCGGGCGTTCACCACTGCTTTGAAGGCGTCCTCGCTGCCGGGAGCCACACACTTATCGGGGTGGAGCAGTACGGCCAGCTTCCGATAGGCTTTGTTCACTTCGTCCCTAGAAGACACAACAAGAGTGAGGGGACCCACGCAACACACAGCCCAGCTCAGCCTTGCCATGttggcacagcacagcagggcCAGGAGCTCTCCCTGTCCTCAAGGGCCCTGTGTAGACACTTTTGAACCCTTCCCTCACTGGCACTAAGGACCTCCAGGCTTTGGAAGTGATGCTATAGagaaagagctgcagaaacaCACACAGGGCACTTCTTGGTGTAGTACGAGCAGATGAGGGGGAGATCTCCTCTCCTGGGGCAGATACACCCTCTCCACCACGGGACTGTGCCAGCACGAATGCTCCCACCATGCCAGACACGTGCCTCTGACACGTGCCTTGgtgtgctgagtctctggcaccACAAGAACAGAAAGCTGGGAGACAGCGTGGGGGCACATGCACCCTGACTCAGCTTCGCATCAAACCGCCTACGCACTCCGGGCGAAGGCATTGCACATCTCTTCAGCCCTTTAAGCCCTGGGTGTCTGGTCTAAGGCAGACATCTCGGCTCCAGCTGCAGGCCGTGGAGAGAGGGGGGCACCTCCTAAGGGAGGTGAGTCCATCCATGCTGGTGACCACAGCACAAactgccctgcagagctgctgatctCTCTCTGTGGATGagagggggatgggggaggggtTAGACTCAGCACCTACATTTCAGAGCGCCAACGGGAGGATGTACGAGTCACAAATCTTATACGTTTTCCAGAAATCCACTCTCCAGCCCCTCCATAAGTACACAAGGGTAGTCCTTGTgtttcagagagaagaaagcaaggcATAGCTCTGAGAGCTTGTTTTAGTTGCCCAAGTcatacagcagaactgggagATTCAATATCCAACCCCTTACACAGGCAATGACCAATTTCACCTGGCCAGAGGTCCTCCAAGGAAGACAAGAGAAAGCTTGTCTTGTGGGAGTACCGTTTCCAGGTAGAAGAGCTCTAACATCAATCCCTTTTTGATAATGTGGGCAGCAGCCTTACAGCAGCCTGAAAACTCCTCCAGACCTGGAGGGCAAGGAAAGTAAAGCTGGAGCTGCTCCAAGTGCATCTGGCAAGTGAGTGACCAGAGACggctcagcctggaggcaggaTGCAAGGCTGGGCAGCTGGCAGGGCTGAAATTCTCATGTTCAACATTCCCCCCTTGTCTCCAGCCTGGCTTGTCTGTTAAAAGGGGAAATTTGGTGCTCAGGACTGAGGGTTTCTTTTCCACTGCCTCAATTTTGTGGCTACAGACGTATGCCCAGCTGCTATATAAACCAAGGTGAGCTTATCAGCAGGCAGGTCACTAAGAGACCATAGATGCAACCAGCCTGCCGGGTCAGACAGATTACAGACAGCCAGGCAAATGCTGAAGTCTCCCTCACCTTGTGGCTCCAGGTTTGACCCCCAGCATGTcccagctgtccttgctgttgcGGATCCTGCGAATGGCATCTGCCTGCTCTTTGGTGAAGCCGATCCCCATGCTGGAAGGAGGGCGTTTCCCACCGTTGTCACACAGGTCGATGATGGCGGAGTAGAAAGTCTGCAGACACAGGGAGGAGTTAGCAGGAAGGAACGGTCCCCAGAGGTGGTAGCAGTGCATAGGAGACCCCACTGCCCTCGCTGGCTGCGGGCTCATCCTCCGAAGCACAGTGGAGCATTTGCACAACTGCTGAATGTTCACCTGCCATGGCCATGGGGGACTGAGATACCCCAGTCTGGGGGAAGCCGGTCCCTGCAAGGACCACGGGACAGACTGAGGAGGAGGCCAGGCCCCACATTTATCTAAAACCCACTTCAGCTCAGTGCTAGAGCTGAAAAGGTGACATGGGCATCTCTGCATCATGTTCCCAGTGCAGCAAGAGGGATCATCAGCTTTGAGCAATGCAATGCTAGGGCCAGGTCAGGACTGGGAGGACCCACACTGAACCTCAGCTAAACAGCTATGGCTTTCTCAGGGTGGCATTTCACTGGGAAGACACCTCTGGGGCAGAGGGTCAACAGGTTTTGTGGGATCCAGGCAGTTCAGGAGACATTCTGCCATCAAATCCTGGCTCAGTGCGGTGTCTGTGCCCTCACCACCTTCATTCTGCCTCACCTGAAACATCTCGTTGATTCCTTCTCCTGTTTGTGCTGATGTCTCAAAGTAAAGAAAGCCCCGGCTCTCTGCCCAGAGCCGCCCCTCGCTTTCATCCACGCTGCGGTGCTTGGTGCAGTCGATCTAGACCAGGAGAAAAGGCAGAGATCAGAGCTCAGCCAGGATTTGCAGCGGCAGCTGGAAGAACACAGCTCCAAGGCTGATCACCTAACAGAGGGTAAGGGGCCTGTCTGGTTGGAGAGACTGTTTGCTTATCCTGAAGGGATGGAGGCAGTAtggaaagaaagcacagaaaggtCAAGTGAAAAAACCTTTGAGAGTTTATCTAGTCCAGAGACAATGTCACCTCTACTTGATACCTTCCTGACTGACGTGTGGCCACCACATTCTCAAAACCCCATTGAAATGTGGTCTCCAGCATTCCTCACATACACACCTGGCTCTTACAAAGTCTTCCCTACAACCTAACAGAACTTCCCTTGCTGCAGCTGGAGCTAGACAGCTTGGGCTCAAGCTGGGAACACAACGAGCCCTGAGGGCCGGAGATCAGGATCGCACCGCAGCCTGACTCCTCATCACAGCCAACCTTGTTCGCACAGACAACGAAGACAATGTTCTCCATGTTCCCATGGGGGCCCAGCTCCTGCTTCATCTCAGCCAGCCACGCGTCCAGCGCGTCGAAAGACTCCTTTTGTCCAACGTCATAGACCAGGATGACCCCCTGCGTGTCCTTGTAAAACTCGTTCCTCACCTGTGGGGACAAAGGCAGGATGCTGGCATCAGTGACAGCCAGGCTGAGAGCATGCAGCCCAGCAGATTTGGGGGATCACCATTTACCTAGCACCTATTAGATTCTGTGATAAAAATCTTATCTCCGCACAACCAGAAGATCAGAGAAAAAGGACAGATAGAGGAACCCAAATAATACCCTCATTGTGCTGCCAGAGAGCGATCAGCCCATAAAATACTCACCTACACACAAAAGAGTACAGACACACAATGGCAGGCAAGGCGTCAGACCAACTCCTAGGGAGACTGGAAAGTCTGGGAATCAACCAAGACACCCGTGTGGGTCCCTGGGCATGAGGCAGCAGGGGAGAGCGAGGATTCAGGGTTAGTCACTGGACAGACTGCATGTCTAAGCCCAGCTACTGGAGGGATCCACAGGATGTTCATCTGTGCGTGTGGGTGTGCATAAGGGGGTCTgtaccagcagctgcagcagggctcAGCCTCTGGGGCTTGTATGCCCAGTGTCAGCAACTGGGGAGACCGAGGATCCCCAGGACAGCTGCTGGATGAAGGCCTAAGGTCAGCTACAGGACAGATATTGGAATAGAACCGACTGTCCCCATTGGAatggacctacaacaatcatctagtccaactgcctggccacttcagggctgaccagaagttaaaacatgttattaagggcattgtccaaatgtctgaatctcctctggcacagctttgaacgatgcccacgtgtcctatcactggataccagtgttcagcacctccctctccacttcccctcctcgggaagctgcagagagcaatgaggtctcccctcaccctccttttctccaaaccagaccaatCCAGAGTCCTCAGCTGCCCCTCATAGGGCATTCCTTcaagccctttcaccagctttgttgcccttctctggacacattcaaggaccttcacatccctcttcaattgtggggcccagaactgcacatagTACTCAAGATGAGGCCACAACAATGCTGAATACAGAGGGATAATCCCCTCTGTTTATCagctggtcatgctgtgtttgatgccccccaggccgtggtttgccctcttggatgtcagggcacactgctgactcatactgagcctgctgtcgaccagcacctccagatccctttctgcagggctgctctccagccactcctctcccagtttatacttgtgcctggcaggggtttttgtttgtatttttccctGTTTACTTATATTTTAGTATAAAACCAATTATGCATTGGAGACTTACTACACAAGTATTAAATGctgaaaatacaaaaccaaacaaagcagcaaagcagcatcAGTTTTCTGTCTTGTTGCTCTTCAATAAATATTTGCCACATATTTATTCACCAAACGGACAGTTTAAGCCCATTACACTTTCCAAGGACTCTGAGCCTTTCT
The Accipiter gentilis chromosome 16, bAccGen1.1, whole genome shotgun sequence DNA segment above includes these coding regions:
- the DNAJC27 gene encoding dnaJ homolog subfamily C member 27; the protein is MEANPPKRKETRKSLRIKVISMGNAEVGKSCIIKRYCEKRFVPKYLATIGIDYGVTKVQVRDREIKVNIFDMAGHPFFYEVRNEFYKDTQGVILVYDVGQKESFDALDAWLAEMKQELGPHGNMENIVFVVCANKIDCTKHRSVDESEGRLWAESRGFLYFETSAQTGEGINEMFQTFYSAIIDLCDNGGKRPPSSMGIGFTKEQADAIRRIRNSKDSWDMLGVKPGATRDEVNKAYRKLAVLLHPDKCVAPGSEDAFKAVVNARTALLKNIK